DNA from Gramella sp. MAR_2010_147:
TTTCACTATTCTAACAAACATCTATTCAAAATTTACTGTTATCGTATCTAAATATTCAAGTCCGAATAAACTTGCGGCACTGCCGACAGTGCTTGGATTACTTTTATAAATGGCCAGTTCAATATAGCCAGCCGAATTAAATACGGCCAGTTTCTTACCATCTTCTTCCTTTCGGTTTTCTTTTTCCACATCAAAATTAATGGCATGGCTATAAGTTTCGTAGATCGTATTGAAATTGACGTTTCTGGCACTAATTTTAAAATCCCGACCCTTTCCAACACTTTCAAATAATTTTCTGGAAATATTGGTGATCACATTTCCATAGTTATCAACATAAATAACATGACCCAGAATCTGATCTTTCTCAGAATTAATAAGTGGTTCAAACTGTTTAAGATGTTTGATGTCGCTAACGCTTTTACCTATTACTTCCAGCGTACCACCACGGGAAATATGGCAGGCAACTTTTACGAATACATCCAGGACGGGAAAATTGGTTTGAATTTTATCATGAATATTGATTTCTACGATCTTTTCCGGCATGATTTCCGAAGCTAACAAAGAAAGGATCCCGTTATTGGCACAGATAAAATAATGATCATCCAGTTTTACTGCCAGATGCTTGTTTTCAGGAGTAAGCTCAGAATCTATTCCGATAATATGAATGCTGCCTTTCGGGAAACTTTTGTAGGCATTCTTTATAATATATGCGGCTTCACTAATGTGAAACGGCGAAACCGAATGTGAAATATCAACAATTCTAACATCACTTAGTTCACTATAAATTGCTCCTTTAACCGCACCAGCGAAATAATCTTTCTCCCCAAAATCGGTCGTTAAAGTGATGATTGCCATAGGCGATTGTTAATATTTTTTTAATCTGAGACTGGTAATTTTCCTTAAGTTTGTAAGGAAGGCGAATATAATTTTATTTTTAGTGATTCGTTTAGGCTCAACGCTAAAAAATACCATTAATTCGGTTTCAAAATTAGGTTATTGAAAAACGAAGGACAAATAAAAATGCCTCTAAAAACCTACAATGCTTCATCTTAAAAATCATAGCTTTTGAACGAACTTCTTATTGAACTTTCAGAAATTAGCCCTCGAGAATTTTTCGGGCAACAAAATGAACACATAGAATTATTAAAAAAGTATTTTCCAAAATTAAAGATTGTCGCCAGGGGCAGTAAAATAAAAGTTTTTGGAGATGAAGAAATGCTGGAAGAATTCGACAAGCGTTTTTCCATGCTTATGGATCATTTCGGGAAATATAATAAGCTGGACGAGAATACCATTGAAAGGGTTTTAACCAGTGAGAGTGAAGAGGATTATGCAAGTTCAAAAGAAAGTGGTGAAACTATAGTTCATGGGATAAGCGGGAAGGTGATTAAAGCCCAAACCGTTAATCAGCGTAAACTGGTGGAACTTTCGAGAAAGAATGATCTTGTTTTCGCAATCGGGCCAGCCGGTACCGGTAAAACTTATACAGGAGTTGCTTTGGCAGTTAAAGCCTTGAAAGAAAAGCAGGTAAAAAGGATCATTTTAACCAGACCAGCGGTAGAAGCTGGAGAAAACCTGGGTTTTTTACCGGGTGATCTTAAAGAAAAACTGGATCCTTATATGCAACCTCTATATGATGCATTAAGAGATATGATTCCGCACGAGAAACTGGAGGTTTTTATTGAAAAGGGAGTGATTCAAATTGCGCCCTTAGCATTTATGCGTGGACGTACCCTGGATCATGCTTTTGTTATTCTTGATGAAGCTCAGAACACTACCCATGCACAAATGAAAATGTTCTTAACCCGTATGGGTAAGAGCGCAAAGTTTATGATCACTGGAGACCCGGGACAGATAGATTTACCAAGAAGAACAATTTCAGGATTAAAAGAAGCGCTCCTCGTACTCAAAGATGTAAAAGGAGTGGGAATGGTTTACCTCGATGATAAAGATGTAATTCGTCACAGATTGGTGAAGAAGATCATTGCTGCCTACAAAACAATAGAACATAACGATTAATTATAAAAGTTTAAGCTCTTTATGAGTAATACGATAACGAAAACTAATTTCAATTTTCCCGGTCAACTGTCAGTTTACAAAGGTAAAGTCAGGGATGTGTATTTTTTGGAAGATGATCAACTGGTGATGATCGCTTCAGACAGGCTTTCAGCTTTTGATGTGGTTATGCCGAAAGGAATACCATACAAAGGTCAGATCCTGAACCAGATCGCCACCAAAATGATGGAAAAAACAAGGGATATTGTGCCCAATTGGTTGGAAGCAACGCCAGATCCTAATGTCGCAATTGGTAAAAAATGTGAGCCTTTCAAAGTTGAAATGGTTATTAGAGGGTATATGTCGGGTCATGCAGCCAGAGAATATAAAGCAGGGAAAAGAGAATTATGCGGAGTTGCAATGGCTGAAGGAATGAAGGAAAACGATAAATTCCCGGAGCCAATCATTACTCCGGCTACCAAAGCTGAGCATGGCGATCATGATGAAGATATTTCCCGGGAGGACATTATAAAAAAAGGTATCGTTACTGAAGAGGATTATTTGAGGCTGGAAGACTATACCAGAAAACTTTTTGAGCGAGGAACCGAAATTGCAGCAAAACAGGATCTAATTTTGGTAGATACAAAATATGAATTTGGAAAAACTGCAGATGGAGAGATTGTTC
Protein-coding regions in this window:
- a CDS encoding SAM-dependent chlorinase/fluorinase; translated protein: MAIITLTTDFGEKDYFAGAVKGAIYSELSDVRIVDISHSVSPFHISEAAYIIKNAYKSFPKGSIHIIGIDSELTPENKHLAVKLDDHYFICANNGILSLLASEIMPEKIVEINIHDKIQTNFPVLDVFVKVACHISRGGTLEVIGKSVSDIKHLKQFEPLINSEKDQILGHVIYVDNYGNVITNISRKLFESVGKGRDFKISARNVNFNTIYETYSHAINFDVEKENRKEEDGKKLAVFNSAGYIELAIYKSNPSTVGSAASLFGLEYLDTITVNFE
- a CDS encoding PhoH family protein — translated: MNELLIELSEISPREFFGQQNEHIELLKKYFPKLKIVARGSKIKVFGDEEMLEEFDKRFSMLMDHFGKYNKLDENTIERVLTSESEEDYASSKESGETIVHGISGKVIKAQTVNQRKLVELSRKNDLVFAIGPAGTGKTYTGVALAVKALKEKQVKRIILTRPAVEAGENLGFLPGDLKEKLDPYMQPLYDALRDMIPHEKLEVFIEKGVIQIAPLAFMRGRTLDHAFVILDEAQNTTHAQMKMFLTRMGKSAKFMITGDPGQIDLPRRTISGLKEALLVLKDVKGVGMVYLDDKDVIRHRLVKKIIAAYKTIEHND
- a CDS encoding phosphoribosylaminoimidazolesuccinocarboxamide synthase; this translates as MSNTITKTNFNFPGQLSVYKGKVRDVYFLEDDQLVMIASDRLSAFDVVMPKGIPYKGQILNQIATKMMEKTRDIVPNWLEATPDPNVAIGKKCEPFKVEMVIRGYMSGHAAREYKAGKRELCGVAMAEGMKENDKFPEPIITPATKAEHGDHDEDISREDIIKKGIVTEEDYLRLEDYTRKLFERGTEIAAKQDLILVDTKYEFGKTADGEIVLIDEIHTPDSSRYFYKKGYEERQEKGEAQKQLSKEFVRQWLISEGFQGLEGQSVPEMSDAYIESVSERYIELYENITGEKFKKADVSNIESRIENNVESYLKAH